Proteins encoded by one window of Arachis ipaensis cultivar K30076 chromosome B04, Araip1.1, whole genome shotgun sequence:
- the LOC107636165 gene encoding probable pectinesterase/pectinesterase inhibitor 13: MMTTEEEFSKDDNGIKMAIDGCKEVMESALSSLDLFSNVLHRNHDINSVQMQSPDLKNWLSAIISYQQSCVDIFEDQNEGERKIKEQLQSQSLDRVEKVSIITLDIVTGLAKIIEDLGLHVQMKPIASSRHVLREEVDNEGFPDWFSSSDRKLLANDVKFHVPNVVVAKDSSGNSRTIQDAINSYPKAKNFQGRYIIYVKVGIYKENCTVPSHAINVFMYGDGPTKTIITASMSNVTHNLKTMLTATFVNKAGMFLAKDMRFENAAGAKGHQAVALRNVGDFSAFYNCHIHGYQDTLYVQANRQFYRNCEIAGTVDFIFGTSPAVIQRSKLIVRKPLPTQFNVLVADGTVERNMTTGIPFDSGFLRP, translated from the exons ATGATGACGACTGAGGAGGAGTTCTCTAAAGATGACAACGGAATCAAGATGGCCATTGATGGTTGCAAAGAAGTCATGGAGTCCGCATTGAGCAGCCTCGACCTTTTCAGCAATGTGCTTCACAGAAATCACGACATTAACTCTGTACAAATGCAAAGCCCCGACCTCAAGAACTGGCTTAGCGCCATTATCTCATATCAGCAATCTTGTGTTGACATttttgaagatcaaaatgaaggagagagaaaaatcaaAGAACAACTACAAAGCCAGAGTTTGGATCGTGTTGAGAAGGTTTCCATCATAACTCTCGATATTGTTACTGGTTTGGCTAAGATCATTGAAGATCTTGGTCTGCATGTGCAAATGAAACCCATTGCTTCTTCTAGGCATGTTCTTCGCGAAGAGGTTGATAACGAGGGGTTCCCCGATTGGTTTTCCTCTTCAGATCGCAAGCTGTTGGCGAATGATGTGAAGTTTCATGTTCCAAATGTAGTGGTTGCTAAAGATAGTAGTGGGAACTCTAGGACGATTCAGGATGCAATTAACTCGTATCCAAAGGCAAAGAATTTTCAGGGAAGGTACATTATCTATGTTAAGGTGGGGATCTATAAAGAGAATTGTACGGTTCCATCTCATGCAATAAACGTTTTCATGTATGGCGATGGCCCTACTAAGACCATTATCACTGCTAGTATGAGCAATGTCACCCACAACCTCAAGACCATGTTAACTGCCACTTTCG TGAATAAAGCGGGAATGTTTCTTGCGAAGGACATGAGGTTTGAGAATGCAGCTGGTGCAAAAGGGCACCAAGCAGTTGCACTAAGAAATGTGGGAGATTTTTCAGCTTTCTATAACTGTCACATACACGGTTATCAAGACACCTTGTATGTTCAAGCTAACAGGCAATTCTACCGCAACTGCGAAATCGCTGGAACAGTTGACTTTATCTTTGGTACATCTCCCGCCGTGATTCAGAGAAGCAAGCTCATCGTGAGGAAGCCCTTGCCAACTCAGTTCAATGTGTTGGTCGCAGATGGCACCGTCGAGAGGAACATGACTACTGGCATTCCTTTTGACAGTGGTTTTCTAAGACCATAA